The Populus alba chromosome 6, ASM523922v2, whole genome shotgun sequence genome contains a region encoding:
- the LOC118052895 gene encoding protein FAR-RED IMPAIRED RESPONSE 1, giving the protein MMTERNHKMIDDMIDLQDNVPADDVVGGNIVGVVDVVHSRDVAVADSPKRAVAVFEGDVNYELCDGIEFGSHEEAYSFYQEYAKSMGFTTSIKNSRRSKKSKEFIDAKFACSRYGVTPESDSGNSRRSTVKKTDCKASMHVKRRADGKWIIHEFVKEHNHELLPALAYHFRIHRNVKLAEKNNIDILHAVSERTRKMYVEMSRQSGGYQNFGFVKSEMNMQFEKGRHLALDEGDAQVVLEYFKNVKKENANFFYAIDLNEEQRLRNLFWVDAKSRADYISFNDAVCFETFYVKYHEKLPFAPFVGVNHHCQPILLGCAFIADESRSTFVWLMKTWLRAMGGQAPKVIVTDMDKTLKAAIEEVFPNTRHCFSLWHILERLPETLSHVIKRHENFLPKFNKCIFKSWTDDRFDMRWWKMVTRFELQDDEWIQSLYEDRKKWVPTYVGDTFLAGISATQRSESMSAFFDKYIHRKITMKEFMKQYGTILLNRYEDESVADFDTSHKQPALKSPSPWEKQMSMVYTHAIFKKFQVEVLGVVGCHPKKESEDGTLVMFRVQDCEKDEHFLVTWNQTNSEVCCFCHSFEYKGFLCRHALIVLQICGLSSIPPPYILKRWTKDAKSRQPMGLGTERAQTRVQRYNDLCKLAVEMSEEGSLSEESYNIVLHTLVEALKNCVNVNNRNNSVAESSTYTLTHREAEEENQGSLVTKSSKKKNPVRKRKVQSDPDVMLVEAPDSLQQMENLSSEGINLGGYYGTQQNVQGLVQLNLMEPPHDGYYVNQQSMQGLGQLNSMAPSHDGFFGAQQSLHGLV; this is encoded by the exons ATGATGACGGAGAGGAATCATAAAATGATTGATGATATGATCGACCTTCAAGATAATGTCCCTGCTGATGATGTAGTGGGTGGAAATATCGTTGGTGTGGTGGATGTGGTGCACAGTAGAGATGTTGCGGTTGCTGATTCTCCAAAAAGGGCTGTCGCTGTGTTTGAAGGGGATGTAAACTATGAGCTATGTGATGGTATTGAATTTGGATCACACGAGGAAGCATATTCTTTTTATCAGGAATATGCAAAATCTATGGGGTTCACCACTTCAATAAAGAATAGTAGGCGGTCAAAGAAATCAAAGGAGTTTATTGATGCTAAATTTGCCTGTTCTAGATATGGAGTTACACCAGAGTCTGATAGTGGTAATAGTAGGCGATCAACTGTGAAGAAGACTGATTGCAAAGCCAGTATGCATGTGAAGAGAAGGGCTGATGGCAAGTGGATAATTCATGAATTTGTCAAGGAGCATAATCATGAGCTCTTACCTGCTCTAGCATATCATTTTCGAATTCACAGGAATGTGAAATTAGCTGAAAAGAACAACATTGACATATTGCATGCTGTCAGTGAACGAACAAGAAAGATGTATGTCGAGATGTCTCGACAGTCAGGTGGGTATCAAAATTTTGGGTTTGTAAAGAGCGAGATGAATATGCAGTTTGAAAAAGGCCGGCATTTGGCTCTTGATGAGGGTGATGCACAAGTAGTGCTGGAATATTTTAAGAATGTCAAGAAGGAGAATGCAAACTTCTTCTATGCAATAGATTTGAATGAAGAGCAGCGTCTGAGAAATTTGTTCTGGGTTGATGCAAAAAGCAGGGCAGATTATATTAGCTTTAATGATGCTGTTTGTTTTGAAACCTTCTATGTAAAATACCACGAGAAATTGCCATTTGCTCCTTTTGTTGGGGTGAATCATCACTGTCAGCCAATCTTACTCGGATGCGCATTTATTGCAGATGAGTCTAGATCAACATTTGTTTGGTTAATGAAAACATGGCTTAGAGCAATGGGTGGGCAAGCACCTAAAGTTATAGTCACTGACATGGACAAAACCTTGAAGGCGGCCATTGAAGAAGTCTTCCCAAACACCCGTCACTGCTTTTCCCTTTGGCATATATTAGAAAGATTGCCTGAAACTCTCTCTCATGTGATTAAACGACATGAGAATTTTTTGCCAAAATTCAACAAGTGCATTTTCAAATCATGGACGGATGATCGGTTTGATATGAGGTGGTGGAAAATGGTCACCCGGTTCGAACTTCAAGATGATGAATGGATTCAGTCATTGTATGAAGATCGTAAAAAGTGGGTGCCTACCTACGTGGGGGATACTTTTCTAGCCGGAATTTCTGCTACACAGCGTTCTGAAAGTATGAGTGCGTTCTTTGATAAATACATTCATAGGAAAATCACCATGAAAGAGTTCATGAAACAATATGGAACAATTCTACTAAATAGGTATGAGGATGAGTCCGTTGCAGATTTTGATACTTCCCACAAACAGCCTGCCTTAAAATCTCCTTCTCCTTGggaaaaacaaatgtcaatggTTTATACTCAtgcaatattcaagaaatttcaaGTTGAGGTTTTAGGTGTAGTTGGCTGCCATCCTAAAAAGGAAAGTGAAGATGGAACATTGGTGATGTTTCGGGTTCAAGACTGTGAAAAGGATGAACATTTTTTGGTCACATGGAACCAAACAAATTCAGAGGTGTGCTGTTTCTGCCATTCGTTTGAATATAAAGGTTTTCTTTGTAGGCATGCATTGATTGTTCTCCAAATTTGTGGCCTTTCAAGCATACCACCTCCTTATATTCTGAAGAGGTGGACAAAAGACGCAAAGAGTAGGCAACCAATGGGCTTAGGAACAGAACGGGCACAAACTAGGGTGCAGCGCTACAATGATTTATGCAAATTGGCCGTTGAAATGAGCGAAGAGGGATCATTATCTGAAGAGAGTTACAATATTGTTCTCCATACACTAGTAGAAGCTCTGAAGAATTGTGTGAATGTGAATAACCGCAATAACAGTGTAGCAGAATCTAGTACCTATACTCTGACTCATCgtgaagcagaagaagaaaaccaggGAAGCCTTGTTACCAAATCAAGTAAAAAGAAGAACCCAGTCAGGAAAAGAAAG GTACAATCAGATCCAGACGTCATGCTTGTTGAAGCACCAGATAGCTTGCAGCAAATG GAAAATCTAAGCTCGGAAGGTATTAACCTTGGCGGATATTATGGTACCCAGCAGAATGTGCAAGGACTG GTACAGTTAAACTTAATGGAGCCGCCTCATGATGGTTACTATGTCAATCAACAGAGCATGCAGGGTCTG GGGCAGCTGAATTCCATGGCACCCAGTCATGATGGTTTTTTTGGGGCTCAGCAGAGCTTGCATGGGCTGGTATag